One Legionella hackeliae DNA segment encodes these proteins:
- a CDS encoding rhodanese-like domain-containing protein, giving the protein MNENNIATIDVQELKKLLDANPALCLIDVRELEEWQSIRIPGAIHIPKDELPERIENYMSDLNHPIYLHCKGGVRSLYAAHCLLDIGYKEVYSVDGGIIEWVMFGYPVEEKHPA; this is encoded by the coding sequence ATGAACGAGAATAATATTGCAACGATTGACGTGCAGGAATTAAAAAAACTATTAGATGCAAATCCTGCCTTATGTCTTATCGATGTACGAGAATTAGAAGAATGGCAAAGCATCCGTATCCCTGGAGCAATTCATATTCCTAAAGATGAACTTCCAGAGCGCATTGAAAATTACATGTCAGACCTTAACCACCCTATCTATCTTCATTGTAAGGGAGGTGTTCGTTCGCTGTATGCAGCCCATTGTTTGTTAGATATAGGGTATAAAGAGGTTTATTCGGTGGACGGTGGAATCATTGAATGGGTAATGTTCGGTTATCCGGTGGAGGAGAAACACCCTGCGTAA
- a CDS encoding DMT family transporter gives MNKRTLLSLLVLTILGFTWGSGYALAKYAMTHDVPALGYAFWQSAGPALLLTVLSLLTGRNTILQPQYWPYFLVCGLVGIAIPNTNMYLIASHIPAGLLAVLVNTVPLLVYPMALVVKQEYFDSWRMMALFIGVAGILLIIGPTFQGFLSGWALLALISPFAFALCSIYITAKQPSTLTALEAASGMLLASTLLLLPLVIQQHAFYPLTGPLTLTKQVVILEIILSSLGYLLFFNLLSLAGPVFYSLTGGMVALTGLFWGFAMFNERPNQLQTLAIFLVVSALFLLSWRQSKQLQEAV, from the coding sequence GTGAACAAGCGAACACTACTTTCCTTGCTCGTTTTAACAATATTAGGATTCACTTGGGGTTCTGGCTATGCACTTGCCAAATATGCAATGACTCATGATGTACCTGCCCTAGGTTATGCGTTTTGGCAGTCAGCAGGACCCGCACTGTTACTAACCGTGCTCAGTTTGTTAACAGGCCGCAATACCATTTTACAACCTCAATATTGGCCTTATTTTTTGGTATGCGGACTAGTCGGTATTGCCATTCCCAATACCAATATGTATTTAATAGCCAGCCACATTCCCGCTGGTTTACTTGCTGTGTTAGTGAATACAGTACCCTTGCTAGTTTATCCCATGGCCTTAGTCGTTAAACAAGAGTATTTTGACAGTTGGCGTATGATGGCACTGTTTATCGGGGTTGCCGGTATTTTACTCATTATTGGCCCCACGTTTCAGGGGTTCCTCTCTGGATGGGCGTTGTTGGCTTTGATAAGTCCCTTTGCTTTTGCTCTTTGCTCAATTTATATCACTGCTAAACAACCTTCTACACTTACAGCGCTTGAAGCCGCCAGCGGTATGCTACTGGCGTCTACTCTATTACTTTTACCTTTGGTTATTCAACAACACGCATTCTACCCACTAACTGGCCCTTTAACGCTAACCAAGCAGGTAGTCATTTTGGAAATTATTTTATCCAGTTTGGGGTATTTACTCTTCTTTAATTTATTGAGTTTGGCAGGGCCGGTATTTTATAGCTTAACAGGCGGAATGGTTGCATTAACTGGATTGTTTTGGGGCTTTGCAATGTTTAATGAACGTCCTAATCAGCTGCAAACTCTGGCTATCTTTTTGGTCGTTTCAGCTCTTTTTCTGTTATCATGGCGGCAGTCTAAACAATTGCAGGAGGCTGTGTGA
- the gshA gene encoding glutamate--cysteine ligase, which translates to MHPTDVPVPHLTTAHCGPLHHVEKIILNQVATIESWFREKWQETPPSITSSVDLRHAGFKLAPVDTNLFPAGFNNLNRDFLPLCVQAVQSVMVDSIPNCMRILLIPESHTRNKFYLQSLSILRDIFIQAGFVVRVGSLDPEVTEPQDIIVEEGGVLRLEPIKRQGNRVGLSDFDPCIVLLNNDLSSGIPDIFQGLEQPIRPTAKLGWANRLKSSHFHFFNDVASEFARVVNIDPWLINPYFSAVDGIDFMAQEGIDSLALEADKLLSMIRDKYVTYGITEKPFLVIKADNGTYGMSVMMIHEAEELTQLNRKQRTRMSASKGSRKVDRVMIQEGVYTFETMPDGAVAEPVVYMIGQFVVGGFYRVHQGRGTSENLNAPGMHFEPLAFAQACNMPRRDLDVVECPNRFYAYGVIARLAALAAAREIAAIQPDKN; encoded by the coding sequence ATGCATCCTACAGATGTACCAGTACCTCATTTGACAACAGCACATTGCGGGCCTCTACATCACGTAGAGAAGATTATTTTAAATCAGGTTGCAACGATTGAATCCTGGTTTAGAGAAAAATGGCAGGAAACACCCCCCTCCATTACTTCCTCTGTGGATCTTCGCCACGCTGGCTTTAAACTCGCTCCAGTCGACACCAATTTATTTCCTGCAGGGTTTAATAATTTAAATCGTGATTTTTTACCCTTATGCGTTCAAGCTGTGCAGTCGGTTATGGTGGATTCTATTCCTAATTGCATGCGAATTTTGCTGATTCCTGAAAGTCACACACGAAATAAATTTTATTTACAAAGTTTAAGTATACTTCGTGATATTTTTATACAAGCAGGCTTTGTGGTTCGCGTTGGTAGTTTGGATCCAGAAGTTACAGAACCTCAAGACATTATTGTTGAGGAAGGCGGCGTTTTACGTCTGGAACCTATAAAACGGCAGGGAAATCGAGTAGGTCTCTCTGATTTTGATCCTTGTATTGTACTGCTCAATAATGACTTGTCTTCAGGGATTCCCGATATTTTTCAGGGTTTAGAACAACCCATACGACCGACTGCGAAATTAGGGTGGGCTAACCGATTAAAGTCTAGTCACTTCCATTTTTTCAATGATGTAGCTTCTGAATTTGCCAGAGTAGTTAACATAGATCCGTGGTTAATCAATCCTTATTTTTCAGCAGTTGATGGTATTGATTTTATGGCTCAAGAAGGTATTGATAGTTTGGCTCTGGAAGCAGACAAACTGCTATCAATGATTCGAGATAAATATGTAACTTATGGCATTACGGAAAAACCTTTTCTAGTCATTAAAGCAGATAACGGCACTTATGGCATGAGCGTGATGATGATTCATGAAGCTGAAGAGTTAACGCAATTAAATCGTAAGCAACGTACCCGTATGTCTGCAAGTAAAGGAAGCCGCAAAGTTGATAGAGTCATGATTCAAGAAGGTGTTTATACCTTTGAAACCATGCCTGATGGTGCCGTGGCAGAACCTGTAGTTTACATGATAGGCCAGTTCGTTGTTGGTGGTTTTTATCGTGTGCATCAAGGCAGAGGAACTAGTGAAAATCTTAATGCTCCTGGTATGCATTTTGAACCATTAGCGTTTGCCCAAGCGTGTAACATGCCTCGTCGTGATTTGGATGTCGTTGAGTGCCCAAATCGATTCTATGCTTATGGGGTAATCGCCCGTCTTGCTGCATTAGCCGCTGCAAGAGAAATCGCAGCGATTCAGCCTGATAAAAACTAA
- the gshB gene encoding glutathione synthase, whose protein sequence is MKLAVLMDPLHHLKPYKDTTLAMIQAAQAFGWSCYYFTHADLFCRQGRAYAQLSTISIGDLSGKDWAQVTVLGEQDLSEMDIILMRKDPPFDMEYIYATYALELAEKEGVLVANKPQSLRDANEKFFTLNFPQCCPPTLVSRDIAHLRAFWEEHRNVIFKPLEGMGGNSVFHVDEKAMNLSVILEVLTKGQAVSIMAQHYIPEIVHSGDKRILLINGEPVPYALARIPAKGELRGNLAAGAKGDVVPITDRDRWICEQIGHTLKEKGLYFVGIDVIGDYLTEINVTSPTCLQEIAKETGLDIAGDYLRCLEKKIKD, encoded by the coding sequence ATGAAACTTGCGGTATTAATGGATCCTTTGCATCATTTAAAACCGTATAAAGACACGACGTTAGCTATGATTCAAGCGGCACAAGCATTCGGATGGTCTTGTTATTATTTCACGCATGCTGATTTATTTTGCCGACAGGGGCGAGCTTATGCCCAGCTATCAACGATTAGTATTGGTGATTTATCAGGAAAAGATTGGGCTCAAGTCACAGTACTTGGTGAGCAAGATTTAAGTGAAATGGATATTATTTTAATGCGTAAAGACCCTCCATTTGATATGGAATATATTTATGCAACTTATGCTTTAGAGCTGGCTGAAAAAGAGGGGGTTTTAGTTGCTAATAAGCCTCAAAGCCTTCGTGATGCGAATGAAAAATTTTTTACTCTCAATTTTCCGCAATGTTGTCCACCAACATTAGTAAGTCGCGATATCGCACACCTGCGTGCCTTTTGGGAGGAACATCGCAATGTCATTTTTAAACCTCTTGAGGGGATGGGGGGTAATTCGGTGTTCCATGTCGATGAGAAGGCAATGAATCTGTCGGTTATCCTGGAAGTGTTAACAAAAGGGCAAGCGGTGAGCATTATGGCTCAGCATTATATCCCTGAAATTGTTCACTCGGGCGATAAGCGAATTTTATTAATCAATGGAGAACCAGTTCCGTATGCCTTGGCTCGTATTCCTGCGAAAGGCGAGTTGCGTGGTAATCTTGCTGCGGGAGCCAAAGGGGACGTTGTTCCTATTACGGATAGAGATCGTTGGATCTGCGAGCAGATTGGTCACACTTTAAAGGAAAAAGGGCTTTATTTTGTTGGCATAGACGTGATTGGTGATTATTTGACAGAAATTAATGTAACAAGTCCCACTTGTTTGCAGGAGATTGCAAAAGAAACCGGATTGGATATAGCAGGTGATTATTTGCGATGTCTGGAGAAAAAGATTAAGGATTAA
- the trmL gene encoding tRNA (uridine(34)/cytosine(34)/5-carboxymethylaminomethyluridine(34)-2'-O)-methyltransferase TrmL, which produces MLHIVLHQPEIPPNTGNIIRLCANSGAQLHLIHPLGFALDDKRMRRAGLDYHEWANIIHYDNDQSFIEKNQQRRIFACSTKGTKGYHEINYKDEDMLLFGAETRGLPADLRERYTAIRIPMCPNNRSLNLSNSVAIILFEAWRQLDFQGRI; this is translated from the coding sequence ATGCTACACATAGTTCTCCATCAGCCTGAAATCCCCCCTAATACCGGGAATATCATTCGCTTGTGCGCCAATAGCGGCGCACAATTGCATCTTATTCATCCTTTAGGTTTTGCCCTGGATGACAAACGAATGCGTCGGGCAGGTCTCGATTATCATGAGTGGGCAAACATAATCCATTATGACAATGACCAAAGTTTCATTGAAAAAAATCAGCAACGACGAATTTTTGCTTGTTCAACGAAGGGAACCAAGGGCTATCATGAAATTAATTATAAAGATGAAGATATGCTTCTTTTTGGTGCGGAAACGCGTGGATTACCTGCTGATTTGAGAGAGCGTTACACCGCTATTCGCATTCCTATGTGTCCCAATAATCGTAGTTTAAATTTATCCAACTCCGTTGCTATTATCCTTTTCGAAGCCTGGAGACAATTGGATTTCCAAGGTAGGATATAG